A window from Ovis canadensis isolate MfBH-ARS-UI-01 breed Bighorn chromosome 4, ARS-UI_OviCan_v2, whole genome shotgun sequence encodes these proteins:
- the LOC138439755 gene encoding LOW QUALITY PROTEIN: olfactory receptor 9A4-like (The sequence of the model RefSeq protein was modified relative to this genomic sequence to represent the inferred CDS: substituted 1 base at 1 genomic stop codon) has product MMSNHSTVTEFCLLGFPGSQELHHILFAVFFLFYSVTVMGNTVIIVIICVDKHLHSPMYFFLGHLSTMEMLSTSVIVPVMLWGLLLPGMQTVSLAACVTQLLLYLALGTTEFALLGAMAVDRYVAVCNPLRYNTIMNSHTCISVVIGSWVFGFLSEIWPVYATFQFTFXKSNVLDHFYCDRGQLLKLSCDDTVFTEFVLFLMAVFIIIGSLAPTIVSYTYIISTIKIPTASGRRKAFSTCASHFIFVVNGYGSCLFLFVKPKQTQAAEYNKIVSLLIYVLTPFLSPFIYTLRNDKVKQALRDGVKSCCQLIKD; this is encoded by the coding sequence TCCCAGGAACTCCATCACATTCTTTTCGCTGTATTCTTTCTCTTCTACTCAGTGACAGTAATGGGGAACACCgtcatcattgtgattatctgtgttGATAAACATCTACATTCccccatgtatttcttccttgGTCATCTCTCCACCATGGAAATGCTGTCAACATCTGTTATCGTCCCAGTGATGCTCTGGGGGTTGCTGCTCCCTGGGATGCAGACAGTGTCTCTGGCTGCATGTGTCACCCAGCTCCTCCTGTACCTTGCTCTGGGAACCACAGAGTTTGCCCTGTTGGGAGCGATGGCTGTGGACCGTTACGTGGCTGTCTGTAACCCCTTGAGGTACAACACCATTATGAACAGCCACACCTGCATCTCGGTGGTGATTGGGTCATGGGTGTTTGGGTTCCTTTCCGAAATCTGGCCAGTCTATGCCACATTTCAGTTTACCTTCTGAAAATCAAATGTCTTAGACCATTTTTATTGTGACCGAGGTCAGTTGCTCAAGCTGTCCTGTGATGACACTGTTTTCACAgagtttgttctgtttttaatggctgttttcattatcattggTTCTCTGGCCCCAACAATTGTCTCCTACACCTACATCATCTCCACCATCAAGATCCCCACCGCCTCTGGCCGCAGGAAAGCCTTCTCTACCTGTGCCTCCCACTTCATCTTTGTTGTCAACGGCTATGGCAGCTGCTTGTTCCTGTTTGTGAAACCCAAACAAACACAGGCAGCCGAGTACAATAAGATAGTTTCCCTGCTTATTTATGTGTTAACCCCTTTCCTGAGCCCTTTCATCTACACTCTCCGGAATGACAAAGTCAAACAGGCTCTTCGAGATGGAGTGAAAAGTTGCTGTCAGCTCATCAAAGATTAA
- the OR6V1 gene encoding olfactory receptor 6V1, which produces MANLSHPSEFILLGFSPLGELQILLYGPFLVIYLLAFIGNTVIIVMVFVDTHLHTPMYFFLGNFSLLEILVTMTAVPRMLSDLLASHRVISFTGCTVQFYFYFSLGSTSFLILSDMALDRFVAICHPLRYGTLMSGAVCARLAGAAWATPFLAMVPTVLSRVHLSYCHGNIINHFFCDNAPLLQLSCSDTRLLESWDFVMALAFVLSSFLVTLVSYGYIVSTVLHIPSASGRQKAFSTCGSHLTLVFIGYSSTIFLYVLPGKAHSVEVNKTVALVTSVLTPFLNPFILTLRNETFKAVLRGQMQRLKGLLQAL; this is translated from the coding sequence ATGGCAAATTTGAGCCACCCTTCTGAATTTATCCTCTTGGGCTTCTCCCCTCTTGGCGAACTGCAGATCCTGCTCTATGGGCCCTTCCTTGTGATTTATCTTCTCGCCTTCATAGGAAACACAGTCATCATCGTCATGGTCTTTGTTGACACCCACCTCCACacgcccatgtacttcttcctgggCAACTTTTCCCTGCTGGAGATCCTGGTGACCATGACTGCCGTGCCCAGGATGCTCTCTGACCTGCTGGCCTCCCACAGGgtcatctccttcactggctgcACGGTCCAGTTCTACTTCTACTTCTCCCTGGGCTCCACCTCCTTCCTCATCCTGTCCGACATGGCCCTGGACCGCTTTGTGGCCATCTGCCACCCGCTGCGCTATGGCACTTTGATGAGTGGGGCTGTGTGTGCCCGGCTAGCAGGGGCTGCCTGGGCAACTCCTTTCCTGGCCATGGTGCCCACTGTCCTCTCCCGGGTTCATCTCAGTTATTGCCATGGCAACATCATTAACCACTTCTTCTGTGACAATGCACCTCTGCTGCAGCTGTCCTGCTCAGACACCAGGCTGCTGGAATCCTGGGACTTTGTGATGGCCTTGGCCTTCGTCCTCAGCTCCTTCCTGGTGACCCTCGTCTCCTATGGCTACATCGTGAGCACCGTGCTACATATCCCCTCTGCCAGCGGCCGCCAGAAGGCCTTCTCCACGTGTGGCTCTCACCTCACCCTGGTCTTCATTGGCTACAGCAGCACCATCTTCCTCTATGTCCTGCCTGGCAAAGCACACTCTGTGGAGGTCAACAAGACTGTGGCCCTGGTGACGTCCGTCCTCACCCCCTTCCTCAACCCCTTTATCCTCACCCTCCGCAACGAGACATTCAAGGCTGTGCTACGAGGCCAGATGCAGAGGCTGAAAGGCCTCCTCCAGGCATTGTGA